Proteins co-encoded in one Thermomicrobiales bacterium genomic window:
- a CDS encoding AbgT family transporter — MSAAGAAAQKPEAQKRGFTEKMLDGIEKAGNKVPHPVMMFVYLIVLVIILSAILNMMNVGIVEEIMVPVGTNVTEEYNILGGTTENILDVTDSAILNPDFEIITERVEVKSLLSISGLRFLLTSFVGNFASFSVVAVIFVAMIGVGVAEEAGLMAASIRKLVAVAPSGALTFIIVLIGGLSSVATDAGYLILVPLGAAAFLSVKRHPLAGVAAAYAGVSAAFAVNILIAPLDAMLTEMTNEAIQITDPTGSITITANFIFSAVFTILMALVITFVTTRLIEPRLGIYDPSEAGDEVPAEEVAIDHAAESRGLKYSVYGILAGVVFFAVMTAPPGAPLRDPVDGSIIGNTPFMDSLVFMITVIFMLAGLGYGIGAKTFTKSTDVINAIVKTFASLSGLIFMLLIISQFIAYFNFTNIPRVLAGAMAHLLESANVGALPLLIGFILVIMLLDIIIPGAMPKWAIFAPVFVPIFMRLGVAPQTVLAAYRIGDSPMNVVTPLMVYLPFIVIVSQRYVKSAGLGTIISLMIPYTLIVTIVWIILFVIWYLVGIPLGPGYPVKL, encoded by the coding sequence ATGAGCGCAGCGGGGGCTGCCGCCCAGAAGCCAGAAGCACAAAAACGCGGCTTCACCGAGAAGATGCTGGATGGCATCGAAAAAGCGGGGAACAAGGTTCCCCATCCAGTGATGATGTTCGTCTACCTGATCGTACTCGTGATTATCCTGTCGGCGATCCTCAACATGATGAACGTCGGAATCGTCGAAGAGATCATGGTCCCGGTCGGCACAAACGTCACCGAGGAGTACAACATTCTCGGAGGCACAACCGAGAACATTCTCGACGTCACCGATAGCGCAATCCTCAATCCCGACTTCGAGATCATCACAGAACGGGTCGAAGTCAAGAGCCTGCTGTCGATCAGCGGCTTGCGATTCCTGCTGACATCGTTCGTCGGCAACTTCGCCAGCTTCAGTGTCGTCGCCGTGATCTTCGTGGCGATGATCGGCGTCGGCGTCGCTGAGGAAGCCGGACTGATGGCCGCATCGATCCGCAAGCTCGTGGCTGTGGCTCCGAGTGGCGCGCTGACGTTCATTATCGTCCTGATCGGCGGCCTCTCCAGCGTCGCGACCGACGCTGGCTACCTGATCCTTGTCCCATTGGGCGCGGCAGCGTTCCTGAGCGTGAAGCGACACCCTCTCGCGGGCGTCGCCGCAGCCTATGCAGGCGTCAGCGCCGCCTTTGCGGTGAATATTCTGATCGCGCCGCTCGACGCGATGCTGACCGAGATGACCAACGAGGCCATCCAGATCACCGATCCGACCGGATCGATCACGATTACCGCGAACTTCATCTTCTCGGCGGTATTCACGATTCTGATGGCGCTCGTCATCACGTTCGTCACGACGCGGCTGATCGAGCCGCGACTCGGCATCTACGATCCGTCCGAGGCTGGGGACGAAGTCCCGGCAGAGGAAGTGGCAATCGATCACGCCGCCGAATCACGCGGGTTGAAGTACTCGGTCTATGGCATCCTGGCCGGCGTCGTGTTCTTCGCCGTGATGACCGCTCCTCCGGGCGCCCCACTCCGCGACCCGGTCGATGGCTCGATCATTGGCAACACCCCGTTCATGGATAGCCTGGTCTTCATGATCACGGTGATCTTCATGCTGGCCGGCCTGGGCTATGGCATCGGCGCGAAGACGTTCACCAAGAGCACCGATGTGATCAACGCGATCGTCAAGACCTTCGCCAGCCTGTCCGGCCTGATCTTCATGTTGCTGATCATCAGCCAGTTCATCGCCTACTTCAACTTCACCAACATTCCGCGTGTGCTGGCCGGCGCAATGGCTCATCTGCTGGAGAGCGCTAACGTGGGCGCGCTGCCACTGCTGATCGGCTTCATTTTGGTGATCATGCTGCTCGACATCATCATCCCGGGCGCGATGCCGAAGTGGGCGATCTTCGCGCCGGTGTTCGTGCCAATCTTTATGCGGCTCGGGGTTGCTCCACAGACGGTGCTGGCAGCCTACCGAATCGGCGACTCGCCGATGAACGTCGTCACCCCGTTGATGGTCTACCTGCCGTTCATCGTGATCGTGTCGCAACGCTACGTGAAGAGCGCAGGGCTCGGCACGATCATCTCGCTGATGATCCCGTACACGCTGATCGTCACGATCGTCTGGATCATTCTCTTCGTCATCTGGTATCTGGTCGGTATCCCACTGGGCCCCGGCTACCCGGTGAAACTATAA
- a CDS encoding dipeptidase, with the protein MTQASDKARAYSREQAEQFRGQLHELLRIPSLSADPAHAGDVREAAEWLAEHLNTLGLDHVEIMETAGHPVVYADWLGAGPDKPTVLVYGHYDVVPASLEDGWDTEPFEPIEKDGKMYARGVTDDKGQLFIHVKALESYLRTAGSAPVNVKMLLEGEEEVSSPNLRPFIESHLDLLAADVCVISDSSMPSIDRPSIMHSLRGMTYIEVEVDGPHDDLHSGFYGGAVHNPALALAEIISKLHNPDHSIAVPGFYDDVVPLAPDERAEVAKTDMSEEELLVATGAPSQWGEAAYTIRERVSARPTLEINGMGSGWTGPGPKTIIPQKAMAKISCRLVGNQDPHKIYDHLKSYIESITPPTVRVEVRLLTTGEPALIDFHLPEMQAAVRAYEKGWGHTPVFTRGGGSIPVVADFYNLMNMPVVMMGYGLDTDGLHGTNEHLTIEMFHRGIETAIVYLDELATMER; encoded by the coding sequence ATGACACAGGCATCCGATAAGGCGCGAGCCTACTCTCGCGAGCAGGCGGAGCAGTTCCGCGGCCAGCTTCATGAGCTGTTGAGGATTCCGAGCCTCAGCGCCGATCCGGCTCATGCCGGCGACGTGCGCGAGGCGGCGGAGTGGCTCGCCGAGCATCTGAACACGCTGGGTCTCGATCACGTCGAGATCATGGAGACTGCCGGACATCCGGTTGTCTACGCCGACTGGCTCGGCGCAGGCCCGGACAAACCAACCGTGCTGGTATACGGCCACTACGACGTCGTGCCGGCCTCCCTCGAGGATGGTTGGGACACCGAGCCGTTTGAGCCGATCGAAAAAGACGGCAAGATGTACGCTCGCGGCGTCACTGACGACAAAGGGCAGCTATTCATTCACGTCAAGGCGCTTGAGTCGTATCTGCGCACCGCGGGAAGCGCGCCGGTCAACGTGAAGATGCTGCTCGAGGGTGAGGAGGAGGTCTCCTCGCCGAACCTTCGGCCATTCATCGAGTCGCACCTGGATCTGCTGGCGGCCGACGTCTGTGTGATCAGCGACTCGTCGATGCCGTCGATCGACCGCCCGTCGATCATGCACAGCCTGCGTGGCATGACCTATATCGAGGTTGAGGTCGATGGCCCGCACGACGACCTGCATAGCGGATTCTACGGCGGCGCCGTCCACAACCCGGCGCTCGCGCTGGCGGAGATCATCTCCAAGCTCCACAACCCCGATCACAGCATCGCGGTCCCGGGCTTCTACGACGATGTCGTGCCGCTGGCGCCCGACGAGCGCGCCGAGGTTGCCAAGACCGACATGAGCGAGGAAGAGCTTCTCGTCGCAACGGGCGCCCCATCCCAGTGGGGTGAGGCGGCCTACACCATCCGCGAGCGCGTCTCGGCGCGCCCGACCCTCGAGATCAACGGCATGGGCAGCGGCTGGACCGGCCCCGGACCGAAGACGATCATTCCCCAGAAAGCGATGGCAAAGATCAGCTGCCGGCTGGTCGGCAACCAGGATCCGCACAAGATCTACGATCACCTCAAGAGCTACATCGAGTCGATCACGCCGCCGACGGTCCGAGTCGAGGTTCGGCTGCTGACGACAGGCGAGCCGGCGCTGATCGACTTCCATCTGCCCGAAATGCAGGCGGCGGTTCGCGCCTACGAGAAGGGCTGGGGGCATACCCCGGTCTTCACGCGCGGCGGCGGCAGCATCCCGGTGGTGGCCGACTTCTACAATCTGATGAACATGCCGGTCGTCATGATGGGGTATGGTCTCGACACCGACGGCCTTCATGGGACCAACGAACATCTCACGATCGAGATGTTCCACCGAGGAATTGAGACTGCAATCGTCTATCTCGACGAGCTAGCGACGATGGAGCGCTAG
- a CDS encoding SHOCT domain-containing protein, which translates to MRRRPPPRRGPSLMGTMARTAVIAGTATAVSGNVAQKQHAKANVAQQQQAAQQAAAQTQTDVEQMQQQLAALQMQQAQATITPVAPAAPAPAAGGDLITQLKQLADLKAAGILNDAEFEAAKAQLLGG; encoded by the coding sequence ATGAGACGTCGACCACCACCGCGGCGTGGGCCGAGCCTGATGGGGACGATGGCCCGCACGGCCGTGATCGCCGGCACAGCGACGGCGGTCTCTGGCAACGTCGCGCAGAAGCAGCACGCGAAAGCCAACGTTGCTCAGCAGCAGCAGGCAGCCCAGCAGGCAGCTGCGCAAACCCAGACAGATGTCGAGCAGATGCAACAACAGCTCGCGGCGCTTCAGATGCAACAGGCGCAAGCGACGATTACGCCCGTGGCCCCGGCAGCGCCGGCTCCGGCTGCTGGTGGCGACCTGATCACGCAACTGAAGCAGCTCGCCGACCTGAAGGCTGCCGGGATACTCAATGACGCTGAGTTCGAGGCCGCGAAGGCGCAGTTGCTCGGGGGGTAA
- a CDS encoding DUF6325 family protein, which translates to MPFGPIELLVVEFPGNKFTGELAPALKELVDHGTVSIIDILFVTKDADGNVSERELGDLIDDVYTAYDPVVDEVSGLLTHEDAELLTAAMAPNSSAGIMLFENVWAKRFADAVAEANGQVILNERIPRAVIEELIAAEIESA; encoded by the coding sequence ATGCCGTTTGGGCCGATCGAGCTTCTGGTCGTTGAATTCCCCGGCAACAAGTTCACCGGGGAGCTCGCCCCGGCCCTGAAGGAGTTGGTAGACCACGGGACAGTCAGCATCATCGATATTCTGTTCGTCACGAAAGATGCCGATGGGAACGTCTCCGAGCGCGAGCTCGGAGATCTGATTGACGACGTGTACACTGCCTACGATCCGGTGGTGGATGAGGTCAGTGGGCTGCTGACACACGAGGATGCCGAGCTGCTGACGGCGGCCATGGCGCCGAACTCCTCTGCCGGGATCATGCTGTTCGAGAACGTCTGGGCCAAGCGCTTTGCGGACGCCGTCGCGGAGGCGAACGGACAGGTTATCCTGAACGAACGGATCCCGCGAGCGGTTATCGAGGAGCTCATTGCCGCCGAGATCGAATCGGCCTAA
- the glsA gene encoding glutaminase A — MKTEDDGIRSAEPGNSMDTSVEAPVSTGDLPLPGRVRDEITAAWEQFADVNDGQNAAVYPALAAVPRNLFGLCVAGVDGRLYAVGDADYQFAIMSVSKPFVFAIVCQLIGAEQAREQLGVNATGLPFNSVMAIELNADRRTNPMVNSGAIATTSLVPGATSDEKWKHIHDGLSRFAGRQLSLNDEVYASAMQTNHRNHGIARLLFSYDRLYFDPVEATELYTRQCSLDVTATDLAVMAATLADGGVNPLTGERVIDAEVCRPTLAVMATAGLYETSGDWLYDVGLPGKSGIGGGILTVAPGKGGLATFSPPLDPAGNSVRGQLATRLLSERLGLNLFASRPVIPASEQRETSEGRE; from the coding sequence ATGAAAACAGAAGATGACGGCATCCGTTCAGCTGAGCCCGGCAACAGCATGGACACCTCCGTTGAGGCGCCAGTCTCAACCGGTGATCTCCCGTTACCCGGGCGCGTGCGGGACGAGATCACCGCTGCCTGGGAACAGTTCGCTGACGTCAACGACGGCCAGAATGCTGCTGTGTACCCGGCGCTCGCCGCCGTCCCCCGCAATCTGTTCGGTCTATGCGTCGCCGGCGTAGATGGTCGCCTCTACGCCGTCGGCGATGCCGACTATCAGTTCGCGATCATGAGTGTGTCCAAACCGTTCGTCTTCGCGATCGTGTGCCAGCTCATCGGCGCGGAGCAAGCGCGCGAGCAACTGGGGGTGAATGCCACCGGGCTGCCGTTCAACTCGGTCATGGCGATTGAGTTGAACGCGGATCGGCGCACGAACCCGATGGTCAACTCCGGCGCGATCGCGACGACGAGTCTGGTGCCTGGCGCGACATCGGACGAGAAGTGGAAACACATCCATGATGGACTGTCGCGGTTCGCCGGCCGGCAACTATCGCTGAACGACGAGGTCTATGCCTCGGCGATGCAGACGAACCACCGTAACCATGGGATCGCCCGGTTACTTTTCAGTTACGACCGACTCTACTTTGACCCTGTCGAGGCGACCGAGCTCTACACGCGTCAGTGTTCGCTCGACGTTACCGCAACCGATCTGGCCGTCATGGCAGCCACGCTGGCAGACGGCGGAGTGAATCCGCTGACCGGGGAGCGGGTGATCGACGCCGAGGTCTGCCGACCGACGCTCGCAGTCATGGCGACAGCTGGGCTGTATGAAACGTCGGGTGATTGGTTGTACGATGTAGGGCTACCAGGCAAGAGTGGTATCGGTGGTGGGATTCTGACCGTCGCACCGGGCAAGGGCGGGTTGGCGACATTCTCGCCGCCGCTCGACCCAGCCGGAAATAGTGTCAGGGGCCAGCTCGCGACGAGGCTTCTCTCAGAGCGGCTCGGGTTGAATCTGTTCGCGTCGAGGCCTGTCATACCCGCCAGCGAACAGCGAGAGACATCGGAAGGAAGGGAATAG
- a CDS encoding DUF1269 domain-containing protein codes for MATLTVLEFETAGGAEEMVKALGDLQRQKLITLQDAAIVSWPEGKKKPKTNQLANLTGAGAMSGAFWGLLFGLIFFVPLLGMAIGAAMGALGGAMTDFGINDDFIKKIRDEVTEGTSALFLLSSGAVPDRLAEEMKARNISFKLVASNLSQEQEERLRETFGAE; via the coding sequence GTGGCCACACTTACAGTTCTTGAGTTTGAGACCGCAGGCGGCGCTGAAGAGATGGTCAAGGCGCTTGGCGACCTCCAGCGGCAGAAGCTGATCACGCTGCAAGACGCAGCTATCGTCAGCTGGCCCGAGGGCAAGAAGAAGCCGAAGACCAACCAGCTGGCCAACTTGACCGGCGCGGGCGCGATGTCCGGCGCGTTCTGGGGGCTGCTGTTCGGGCTGATCTTCTTCGTGCCATTGCTCGGCATGGCCATCGGCGCCGCGATGGGCGCGCTCGGCGGGGCGATGACCGACTTCGGCATCAACGACGACTTCATCAAGAAGATCCGCGACGAGGTGACCGAGGGAACCTCTGCGCTATTTCTGTTGTCGTCGGGCGCCGTGCCGGACCGGCTCGCCGAAGAGATGAAGGCCCGCAACATCTCGTTCAAGCTGGTCGCCAGCAACCTCTCGCAGGAGCAGGAAGAGCGGCTCCGCGAGACCTTCGGCGCGGAGTAG
- a CDS encoding META domain-containing protein yields the protein MKMRRIYRSTLALAALVMLGSLLAACGTTGKAATLLDTEWQLTQLNGNDAVPVVLVSMKFAEDGKLIGNGGCNNYMGSWKHSDSNRLALSMGASTMMACEEPVMKQEHEFSLALEQTSRYRLEGDDLSLYNADNVKVAEFATLKATELTRTKWEAVGINNGEDAVISVDATTMTAVFAPDGTVSGSGGCNTFNSSYKRGADTLEIGVIAQTAMACDQGIMIQEQRFLKALEQSKTYELGNGTLDLRGSDGQLLVMFHESK from the coding sequence ATGAAGATGAGACGAATCTACAGAAGCACGCTGGCGCTGGCTGCGCTGGTGATGCTTGGGTCGCTGCTGGCCGCGTGCGGAACGACCGGCAAGGCCGCGACGCTCCTGGACACCGAGTGGCAACTGACCCAACTGAATGGGAATGACGCGGTGCCGGTTGTCCTGGTGTCGATGAAGTTTGCCGAAGATGGCAAGCTGATCGGCAATGGCGGCTGCAATAACTACATGGGGAGCTGGAAGCACAGCGACTCGAACAGACTGGCACTCTCGATGGGCGCATCGACGATGATGGCGTGCGAAGAGCCGGTCATGAAGCAGGAGCATGAGTTCTCGCTGGCTCTCGAGCAGACCTCGCGGTACAGGCTCGAAGGTGACGACCTCAGCCTCTACAACGCTGACAACGTGAAGGTTGCCGAGTTCGCGACCCTGAAGGCCACCGAACTGACACGGACGAAGTGGGAAGCCGTCGGGATCAATAACGGCGAGGACGCCGTGATCTCGGTCGACGCCACAACGATGACCGCCGTGTTCGCTCCGGACGGCACCGTCAGTGGCAGTGGCGGCTGCAATACCTTCAATAGCAGCTACAAGCGGGGGGCTGACACGCTGGAGATCGGCGTGATCGCGCAGACGGCGATGGCCTGCGACCAGGGAATCATGATCCAGGAGCAGCGATTCCTGAAGGCGCTCGAGCAGTCCAAGACGTACGAGCTGGGCAATGGCACGCTCGACCTTCGGGGCAGTGACGGGCAGCTCCTTGTCATGTTCCACGAATCGAAGTAA
- a CDS encoding MFS transporter: protein MAAVIKASWLPMVIIALAQIQLGFNVNALTISMGAIVEDLQVPPAMVGTALVVYSLAVAGLVMLGAKIGRMIGSRLAFQIGIAAQAAAMAVMALAFNAELMLLAQAIAGVAAALAVPAFVVMIANYYHAAQQEQSLGLLGAAQASSSALAFLVVGFMSMVVSWRWAFAMLVVVGAIIVILSFRLEVIEPRKGIRIDWLGAILAAAAVTLISLGFNSISAWGLLVAQPDAPFDMAGMSPAPLMIIAGVVVGQAFFTWMRRQRANEKPTLFAIETLDTPKERSATFALLVIAAVGPAVNFLLPLYIQIVQGRTTMETAIAIVPYAVAIFIGATFVVRVYGTLSPRQIGRYGFGMVAVGVIVLAYTINNEWGTPMVVVSLLVIGLGEGSLLTLMFNILVSASPKELSGDVGALRGTVNNLATGLGTAIASLLAIAALGIIVNTTVKESPVIPPSLVDQMELDTVDFIDNDELEAVLEQETTATDAQIKEAVRINTDARLRALKISFQVLAGLALLGIIPAGGLPPYRRGEIPTDLNVGKSDATEEERSPPPPGPAGD, encoded by the coding sequence ATGGCAGCGGTCATCAAGGCCTCCTGGCTGCCGATGGTCATCATCGCGCTGGCTCAAATCCAGCTGGGATTCAATGTAAATGCCCTGACGATCTCGATGGGGGCGATCGTCGAGGATCTGCAGGTTCCGCCGGCGATGGTCGGGACGGCGCTGGTCGTCTATTCGCTGGCCGTCGCGGGTCTGGTGATGCTCGGCGCGAAGATCGGGCGGATGATCGGCTCCCGGCTCGCGTTTCAGATCGGCATCGCCGCGCAGGCGGCCGCGATGGCAGTCATGGCATTGGCTTTCAACGCCGAGCTGATGCTCCTCGCTCAGGCCATTGCCGGCGTCGCCGCTGCGCTCGCCGTTCCGGCGTTCGTCGTCATGATCGCGAACTACTACCACGCCGCGCAGCAGGAACAATCACTCGGGCTCCTCGGCGCGGCCCAGGCCAGCTCGAGCGCGCTGGCGTTCCTTGTCGTCGGCTTTATGAGCATGGTCGTCAGTTGGCGCTGGGCATTCGCGATGCTGGTCGTCGTCGGGGCGATCATCGTCATCCTGAGCTTCCGGCTGGAGGTCATCGAGCCACGGAAGGGCATCCGGATCGACTGGCTCGGCGCGATTCTCGCCGCCGCAGCTGTCACACTGATCAGCCTTGGGTTCAACAGTATCAGCGCATGGGGCCTCCTCGTTGCGCAGCCCGACGCGCCATTCGACATGGCCGGCATGTCGCCAGCGCCGCTGATGATCATCGCCGGCGTGGTGGTAGGGCAGGCGTTCTTCACCTGGATGCGCCGACAGCGCGCCAATGAAAAGCCGACCCTGTTCGCGATCGAGACGCTCGACACGCCCAAGGAACGATCTGCAACCTTCGCGCTCCTGGTGATCGCGGCGGTCGGGCCGGCAGTCAACTTCCTGTTGCCCCTCTACATTCAGATCGTGCAGGGACGCACCACGATGGAGACGGCGATCGCCATCGTCCCCTACGCGGTAGCGATCTTCATCGGCGCAACCTTCGTCGTCCGTGTCTATGGCACGCTGTCGCCGCGACAGATCGGCCGCTACGGGTTCGGGATGGTCGCCGTCGGTGTGATTGTGCTTGCCTACACGATCAACAACGAGTGGGGCACACCGATGGTCGTCGTCAGCCTGCTGGTCATCGGGCTCGGCGAGGGCTCTCTGCTGACGCTGATGTTCAACATCCTGGTCTCGGCATCGCCGAAGGAGCTCTCCGGTGACGTTGGCGCGCTCCGCGGAACGGTCAACAACCTGGCGACCGGACTCGGCACTGCGATTGCCAGCCTGCTCGCGATCGCCGCGCTTGGCATCATCGTCAACACCACGGTCAAAGAGAGTCCGGTCATCCCGCCCTCGCTGGTAGACCAGATGGAGCTCGACACCGTTGACTTCATCGACAACGACGAGTTGGAGGCGGTCCTCGAACAGGAGACGACCGCAACCGATGCCCAGATCAAAGAGGCAGTGCGCATCAACACCGACGCGCGCCTCCGCGCACTCAAGATCTCTTTTCAAGTATTGGCCGGGCTCGCGCTGCTCGGCATCATCCCCGCTGGCGGGTTGCCGCCATATCGGCGCGGGGAGATTCCAACGGATCTGAACGTCGGCAAATCCGACGCGACGGAGGAGGAGCGTTCTCCCCCGCCGCCCGGCCCGGCCGGCGATTAG
- the pepT gene encoding peptidase T, with protein MGHDLYAALEDRLVRYCIIDTQADETSATIPSTAKQYDLLNLLVEELKGLGLADVELTAYGAVLATIPATVDKDIPTVAFLAHVDTSSAFNATGVKPLVHRAWDGSDIVLPDDPSIVFSASEMPYLAKKVGDDIVTASGTTLLGADDKAGLAIVMEFVRHLAEHPETPHGPIRICFTPDEEIGRGVHANLPGDLKAKYAYTLDGADLGEIVYETFSADKGTVTIQGVSTHPGQAKDTMVNALHLASKVVMTLPHATLQPETTDGRQGFIHLYAMSGTAAAAEMHFAIRDFELDLLAQHGELLTKVCDAVQASEPRATVTCEITPQYRNMRYWLEDNMSPVELARQACAEIGVDWFSQPTRGGTDGSRLTELGVPTPNLFTGMQAFHGPMEWVSVQDMARATEMCVRLAELWSQQ; from the coding sequence ATGGGGCACGACCTGTACGCTGCGCTCGAGGATCGGCTCGTGCGTTATTGCATCATCGACACCCAGGCCGATGAGACATCGGCCACCATTCCCAGTACTGCGAAGCAGTACGATCTGCTCAACTTGCTCGTGGAGGAGCTGAAGGGGCTTGGCCTCGCGGATGTCGAGCTAACCGCTTACGGCGCGGTCCTGGCGACGATTCCGGCCACCGTTGACAAGGACATCCCGACGGTCGCCTTCCTTGCGCACGTCGACACGTCGTCCGCATTCAACGCGACCGGCGTCAAGCCGCTCGTCCACCGTGCCTGGGATGGCAGCGACATCGTCCTGCCAGACGACCCCAGCATCGTGTTCTCGGCCAGCGAGATGCCGTATCTGGCGAAGAAGGTCGGCGACGACATCGTTACCGCCAGTGGGACAACGCTGCTCGGCGCTGACGACAAGGCCGGCCTCGCGATCGTGATGGAGTTCGTTCGCCACCTCGCCGAGCACCCGGAAACTCCGCACGGCCCGATCCGCATCTGCTTCACGCCCGATGAGGAGATCGGTCGTGGGGTCCATGCGAATTTGCCGGGCGACCTGAAGGCAAAATACGCCTACACGCTCGACGGCGCAGACCTTGGCGAGATCGTCTACGAGACGTTCTCCGCCGACAAGGGCACGGTGACCATTCAGGGCGTCTCGACCCATCCCGGGCAGGCGAAGGACACGATGGTCAACGCGCTGCATCTCGCCTCCAAGGTCGTGATGACCCTTCCGCACGCAACGCTCCAGCCGGAGACGACCGACGGCCGGCAGGGATTCATCCACCTCTACGCGATGAGTGGTACAGCGGCCGCGGCCGAGATGCACTTCGCGATTCGCGATTTCGAGCTGGACCTCCTGGCCCAACACGGCGAGCTACTGACCAAGGTCTGCGATGCAGTCCAGGCCAGCGAGCCCCGCGCGACGGTCACCTGCGAGATCACCCCGCAGTACCGCAACATGCGCTACTGGCTGGAGGACAACATGTCGCCCGTTGAGCTGGCGCGCCAGGCATGCGCCGAGATCGGCGTCGACTGGTTCTCGCAGCCAACGCGTGGTGGCACCGACGGATCTCGCCTCACCGAGCTCGGCGTTCCGACGCCGAATCTGTTCACCGGAATGCAAGCATTCCACGGGCCGATGGAGTGGGTCAGCGTTCAGGACATGGCTCGCGCCACCGAAATGTGCGTGCGGCTCGCCGAGCTGTGGAGCCAGCAGTAG